In Saccharicrinis fermentans DSM 9555 = JCM 21142, a genomic segment contains:
- a CDS encoding RagB/SusD family nutrient uptake outer membrane protein — MKIRIYNYFAICMVFAFSSCTDWLQERNPNMTDKDSYWATLDQTSATLTAAYAALVSDYALNIREEAPRSDLATPGFGRPTYSGEGAIWHNHAYTNTTKGVQQKWEILYMGILRANQVIEGLENMESVSDNDRWIVQMAQARFLRGLYHFYLHCTYNNGKIIIKNKVPGTYEEMNESLSSSQEVIRFFRDDLRFAYKNLPEKYDDSSDQGRATKGAAATILGNSYLYEATLKNPNNVIDSLVDSATVMFESVINSGVYKLVDDMSLLFTTAGEMNEESIFEIAFSNTINAEYNTWVEDRLSNRLAYIFDGKGSNANNVFPSIWITHAYLSEELDMLDPRNRIEDPDSPGNYVDRPVSLRASAIIALTQDEYTGYYGGLAHNQIGFPQNEKRTQNGFSRYKIYINHDIVDDESDLPGGKQHSGKNITLNRLGEVYMNLAECYIYQNKIQEAINTINMVRKRWALVLLGKSNGDASHTYDEVAYTKESLLKHFRYFEKPLETSVEGHCIRWFDLRRWGLLEDGAIFKERAAQKWWTANVYVRNGDNANKWKKWSSVTNVEDVSDDDRMEIRDYQQAALNFIYEKHAWYPIPSTETLSNSDL, encoded by the coding sequence ATGAAAATTAGAATATACAATTATTTTGCTATATGCATGGTATTTGCTTTTTCTTCTTGTACAGACTGGTTACAAGAAAGAAATCCAAATATGACAGATAAAGATTCGTATTGGGCTACTTTAGATCAAACTAGTGCTACTTTAACAGCAGCATACGCAGCACTGGTTAGTGATTATGCATTAAACATAAGAGAAGAAGCACCTAGAAGTGATTTAGCTACCCCCGGTTTTGGACGTCCGACTTATTCTGGAGAGGGAGCCATTTGGCATAATCATGCTTATACTAACACAACCAAGGGAGTGCAACAAAAGTGGGAAATTCTTTATATGGGAATACTGAGGGCAAATCAAGTGATTGAGGGCTTAGAGAATATGGAAAGTGTAAGTGATAATGACCGTTGGATTGTTCAAATGGCTCAAGCGAGATTTCTGCGTGGTCTGTATCACTTTTATCTGCACTGTACTTATAATAATGGTAAAATTATTATAAAAAATAAAGTGCCAGGAACGTATGAAGAGATGAATGAATCTCTTTCTTCATCACAGGAGGTTATTCGATTTTTTAGGGACGATTTAAGGTTTGCTTACAAAAATTTGCCTGAGAAGTATGATGATAGTTCGGATCAGGGTAGGGCAACCAAAGGTGCTGCTGCAACCATTTTAGGTAATAGCTATCTATATGAAGCTACCTTGAAAAATCCCAATAATGTGATTGATTCTCTTGTGGATTCTGCTACTGTAATGTTTGAGTCTGTCATAAATAGTGGTGTATATAAGTTGGTTGATGATATGTCTCTGCTTTTTACAACGGCGGGAGAAATGAATGAAGAGTCTATCTTTGAAATTGCTTTTTCAAATACGATTAATGCAGAGTATAATACCTGGGTGGAAGATCGGTTGAGTAATCGTTTAGCTTATATATTTGATGGAAAGGGTTCAAATGCCAATAATGTATTTCCTTCTATTTGGATCACGCATGCTTATTTGAGTGAAGAATTGGATATGCTGGATCCTAGAAATAGGATCGAAGATCCTGATAGTCCGGGTAATTATGTTGATAGACCAGTGAGTTTGCGAGCTTCTGCAATAATTGCATTGACCCAAGATGAATATACAGGTTATTATGGCGGTTTAGCACATAATCAAATTGGATTTCCACAAAACGAAAAGCGTACACAAAATGGTTTTTCAAGATACAAGATCTATATTAATCATGATATAGTTGATGATGAATCTGATTTGCCAGGAGGTAAACAGCATTCCGGGAAAAATATAACATTGAACCGCCTTGGTGAGGTATACATGAATTTGGCCGAGTGTTATATCTACCAAAATAAGATTCAAGAGGCCATCAATACCATTAATATGGTGCGTAAACGTTGGGCCCTTGTGTTATTAGGAAAGAGCAATGGAGATGCTTCACATACATATGATGAGGTTGCTTATACAAAAGAATCTTTACTGAAACATTTTCGATATTTCGAAAAACCTTTGGAAACATCTGTGGAAGGGCATTGTATTCGTTGGTTCGATCTACGTCGCTGGGGATTGTTAGAGGATGGTGCTATTTTTAAAGAACGTGCTGCGCAAAAATGGTGGACTGCAAATGTATATGTGAGAAATGGTGATAATGCCAATAAATGGAAAAAGTGGTCATCAGTAACAAATGTTGAGGATGTGAGCGATGATGATAGAATGGAAATAAGAGATTACCAACAGGCTGCGCTAAATTTTATTTATGAGAAGCATGCCTGGTATCCAATCCCTTCAACTGAAACACTCTCAAATAGCGATCTTTAG
- a CDS encoding SusC/RagA family TonB-linked outer membrane protein, with protein MKSRVMNVVKQVTKRCVVFTIGILLFFSSVLLAQDMKVGGVITDSSNGEAIPGVTVVKKGTAIGTISDIEGKYSISVSKGDVLLYSFIGMKSQEIIVSKPVQNIQLAPELIGLDEVVAIGYGSVKKKELTGAVAQIPSESIEKIVTSDLGNAIQGLVAGVNVSASSGQPGESSGILIRGITSIEGGNTPLFVVDGVPQESDPRLSTNEIETIDILKDAASCAIYGTRGAAGVILITTKQGRAGSMKIGIDASYGIQDIRSGTPLMNSSEQVYADILEMNNIYDGVSGMDDNIRLAMLRSPYYFQYNTDISDAVFIDNAVVEDYNLNLSGGTKDMSYNVTVGYFNQEGVVINSGFERLNTRINTIYKHNKWQINAAVGISLEETGYSPGGIITQAIKYHPTNQSLDFSSDDPIYAPGDHESLNVNWVLDTFKDINKKSRNKSFGNINVKYKLFNSLELNARVAVNAMNDYQKRFSPFSEVYNAEGELTSDQIRDSYVQNDAGKNRSYNANIGATYRTSFHHHNLTMYGGSSLEKYTYESFRASQDGVQNNDIQVLDGAVANPYASSLSNDYTNKLIGFIGRVQYNYKQKYLLSASVRHDGSSKFAEENTWGTFPSASVAWNLSDEHFFNGLKGTINSLKLRLSYGEVGNQSFEPYSYSAGIVSGTDYVFGGEQSYGLAQTSFANANVKWETSIQSNVGFDMALLNNKITLTVEYYKTSKEDMLMPIEVAGSNGSLPNVQMENFTDPEVILNVGDMTNQGIELALRYKAKTGKVNWTVSGTFSTNNNEVTKINGLKRFTLLDDSGLIAGKKTQSQVTAIAEGYEAGAFFLFRTGGVIKTVEQLAEYQQIDPTAEMGDLIYMDMDGDHAITDNDRQYGGSGLPEYEAGLNITAIYKGFDFSMQWYSAVGHEIMNGAKATAYAWSRHRDMTSQWSPINLNSDIPAYRGEPGTHSNYNGYTDLWLEDGSYVRLKNVTLGYSLPQRWIQKMNISKCRLYVSAKNPLTITHYEGYDPEVGGSVTNRGLDKGNYPVTSLYSVGLNLKF; from the coding sequence ATGAAAAGTAGAGTTATGAATGTTGTAAAGCAGGTGACAAAACGATGTGTGGTTTTTACTATAGGTATTTTGTTGTTCTTCAGCTCTGTTTTGTTGGCTCAAGATATGAAGGTCGGTGGAGTAATTACTGACTCCTCCAATGGGGAAGCTATTCCCGGTGTCACTGTTGTAAAAAAGGGTACTGCTATAGGTACCATATCTGACATTGAAGGCAAATACAGCATTTCGGTAAGTAAAGGAGATGTATTGTTATATAGTTTTATTGGGATGAAAAGCCAGGAGATTATAGTGTCCAAACCAGTACAAAATATTCAATTAGCTCCCGAGTTAATTGGTCTTGATGAGGTAGTAGCTATCGGATATGGAAGTGTTAAAAAGAAGGAGTTAACTGGGGCAGTAGCTCAGATACCATCAGAATCAATTGAAAAAATTGTGACTTCTGATTTAGGGAATGCCATTCAAGGTTTGGTAGCTGGTGTTAATGTTAGCGCATCATCTGGACAACCTGGGGAGAGTTCTGGAATATTAATTCGAGGGATAACCTCAATAGAAGGCGGTAATACGCCTCTGTTTGTCGTGGATGGAGTTCCTCAAGAGAGTGATCCCCGTTTGAGTACAAACGAAATAGAGACTATTGATATTTTAAAAGATGCAGCATCTTGTGCTATTTATGGGACTCGTGGTGCAGCAGGTGTTATACTCATCACCACAAAACAAGGTAGAGCAGGGTCAATGAAGATAGGCATAGATGCTAGCTATGGTATTCAGGATATTCGTTCAGGTACACCGTTGATGAATTCTTCTGAACAGGTATATGCCGATATACTTGAAATGAATAATATTTATGATGGTGTATCTGGAATGGATGATAATATCAGACTTGCTATGCTGCGAAGTCCATATTATTTTCAGTACAATACTGATATCTCAGATGCTGTATTTATTGATAATGCTGTCGTTGAAGATTATAATCTGAATTTATCTGGCGGAACTAAGGATATGTCTTATAATGTTACTGTTGGCTATTTTAATCAAGAAGGAGTGGTCATCAACTCAGGATTTGAACGTCTCAATACACGAATTAATACGATCTACAAGCATAATAAATGGCAGATAAATGCGGCTGTTGGCATTTCACTGGAAGAAACGGGTTATTCGCCGGGAGGTATCATCACTCAAGCGATTAAATATCATCCTACAAATCAAAGTCTGGATTTTTCTAGCGATGATCCTATTTATGCACCTGGAGATCATGAGTCCTTAAATGTCAATTGGGTGCTTGATACTTTTAAAGATATCAACAAAAAATCGCGAAATAAGTCATTTGGAAATATTAATGTTAAATACAAACTGTTTAATAGTCTGGAGTTAAATGCAAGAGTTGCAGTAAATGCAATGAATGACTATCAAAAGCGTTTTAGTCCTTTTTCCGAAGTGTATAATGCCGAAGGAGAATTAACAAGTGATCAAATTAGAGATAGTTATGTTCAGAATGACGCAGGTAAAAATCGTTCTTATAATGCAAATATAGGAGCTACTTATCGTACATCATTTCATCATCATAACCTTACTATGTACGGAGGAAGTTCGCTGGAGAAATATACCTACGAAAGTTTCCGTGCGTCTCAGGATGGGGTTCAGAATAATGATATCCAGGTTTTAGATGGTGCAGTAGCGAATCCATATGCCAGTTCATTGAGTAATGATTATACGAATAAGTTGATAGGATTTATAGGACGGGTTCAGTATAATTATAAACAAAAATATTTATTGAGTGCTAGTGTTCGGCATGATGGATCGTCTAAGTTTGCGGAGGAAAATACTTGGGGAACTTTTCCTTCAGCATCTGTAGCATGGAACCTTTCTGATGAACATTTTTTTAATGGTTTAAAGGGTACCATTAACTCTTTAAAACTTAGGTTAAGTTATGGAGAAGTGGGGAATCAAAGTTTTGAACCATATTCTTATTCGGCAGGGATTGTAAGTGGTACCGATTATGTTTTTGGGGGGGAACAAAGCTATGGATTAGCCCAAACTAGTTTTGCGAATGCAAATGTAAAATGGGAAACTTCTATTCAATCCAATGTGGGTTTTGATATGGCTCTATTGAATAATAAAATCACTTTAACTGTTGAATACTACAAGACCAGTAAAGAAGATATGTTGATGCCCATTGAAGTGGCAGGTTCAAACGGCTCATTACCCAATGTCCAAATGGAAAATTTTACTGATCCAGAGGTGATACTGAATGTGGGTGACATGACCAACCAAGGGATTGAATTGGCCTTGCGTTACAAAGCAAAAACGGGAAAAGTAAATTGGACTGTGAGTGGCACCTTCTCGACGAACAACAATGAAGTTACCAAAATAAACGGACTGAAGAGATTTACTTTGTTGGATGATAGTGGTTTAATTGCAGGTAAGAAAACTCAATCGCAGGTGACAGCCATTGCTGAAGGATATGAAGCAGGTGCTTTCTTTTTGTTTAGGACAGGAGGTGTCATTAAGACAGTTGAGCAGTTGGCGGAATATCAGCAAATTGATCCTACTGCAGAAATGGGAGATCTTATATATATGGATATGGATGGAGACCATGCGATAACTGATAATGACCGACAATATGGAGGCAGTGGATTACCTGAGTATGAAGCAGGATTGAATATAACAGCTATTTACAAAGGTTTTGATTTTTCAATGCAGTGGTATTCGGCTGTGGGGCATGAGATAATGAATGGAGCTAAAGCTACAGCTTATGCTTGGAGCAGACACCGAGATATGACTTCGCAATGGAGTCCTATCAATCTTAATTCTGATATTCCTGCCTATAGAGGTGAACCAGGTACCCATTCTAATTACAATGGTTATACTGATTTGTGGCTGGAGGATGGTAGTTATGTTAGATTAAAAAATGTGACTTTGGGTTATTCATTGCCACAACGATGGATCCAAAAGATGAATATCTCCAAATGTCGTTTATACGTATCTGCAAAAAATCCTTTAACGATAACTCATTACGAAGGATATGACCCAGAGGTAGGAGGTAGTGTGACCAATAGAGGTTTGGATAAAGGAAATTATCCAGTTACTTCTCTTTATTCAGTAGGATTAAATCTAAAATTTTAA